One window from the genome of Drosophila albomicans strain 15112-1751.03 chromosome 2L, ASM965048v2, whole genome shotgun sequence encodes:
- the LOC117564522 gene encoding LOW QUALITY PROTEIN: cell adhesion molecule Dscam2-like (The sequence of the model RefSeq protein was modified relative to this genomic sequence to represent the inferred CDS: substituted 1 base at 1 genomic stop codon), whose product MVWTAQKKKHQTLLLFNIIVVVILCASSASATEISNYYETQGPSFSVEPPSRIEFMNTVGNTVNCIAHGNPVPNIQWLDKENNPITSISKVRHILANSSLHFPPFAAEEFRQDVHWSVYRCIASNSMGSIISRDVIVKAVVYQHYEPEVQNPGGFIGSNVLIKCNIPSFVKEYVTVTSWLQEPNFNIYPSLEGDGKNHMLPTGELLIYNITKNDSQKIYRCRTHHKLTQDSIVSSNAGKIQLTEMRELVPPIMNDKTVALTSRVGDPLVLACVAYANPKPTYRWHTTRSSTEESMQHMLATGRAKIKDGTLIISAVSKTDNGLFFCTVTNSEGSETLEVELSVSSPLTASVQPRVQTVNLGHTADLICSTSGFPKTQISWFKDGKTLRSGARVRLLSKEHIRITSIVKEDKGMYQCIIKNDIESTQSSAELRLGEVSPQLLYKFIEQTMQPGPSVSLKCSASGNPTPKIVWHLDGFPLPNNDRLMIGQYVTTFGDVISHVNISAVKSEDGGDYECKAISRAGEASHSARLNIYGMPYIRHMPKLSAVAGKVFSLKCPIAGYPIESVYIEKDGMRLPINMXQRVQNGTLVIDNVQRAADQGTYTCIARNKHNYTSQRSVEVKVLVPPKITPFSFARDLNVGDRTSIQCVIGTGDLPLSFTWLKDGIPLPQAANVATTATVDSGVSGGLKGTGGAAGLGLLGSGTGSHLSHLSSSSASSYASPSSASEQHAAHAMNDNGRSGGESNGQVTIRQNDDFTSALSITSVTRDQSGTYTCRVQNDAATVTHSAQLKVNVPPRWILKPTDQDAILGNAVIVSCKADGFPLPTIQWKQSIGDTGEYRDLSFAMDNVNSHAVLVVHSNGSLIISKVSREHEGSYLCQASNGIGAGLSTLIKLTVHVGPSVTVSKKQLSIRRGERITLRCEANGDQPLEISWRSKAIRIDPSYDIRYHIKNSPLARGVSSELTILQTVLTDRGEYTCIANNAYGRDRSVIHVQVQEPPNFPVNLHVRDLGSRSVTLAWSPNDQDSVILGGGGGNNRDSQPISNYILQYKKAGDVWHEHNNQKLLPGDRTTAQLGSLRPAQVYHIRLFAENHLGTSAPSDVLFVQTDSEVPSAPPQDVTSEPLGPQQLLITWRAPVRDSWNGELLGYTISYQKQSTPDSVANHTKVGNLITEGLNDFRLTGLEKYTQYGITVSAYNVKGDGPPSAVALGHTLEDVPSAAPRSVTCIALTAQNIQISWQSPPKELSHGIIQGYKLLYEPGLLESEYSVRETKITSALSTVLHGLQPYTNYSVQVLAFTRAGEGVSSPPVSCITEEAVPDAPELVKSAVSTETSVIISWLPPRRLNGLITKYNVYIRILEKGQELKILKEMLPAHNRHFEAKDLNFRETYEAWVTASTRVGQGPSTPVIKLVPSTSIPAAIISFSQTLHVNWKSDIKLPCVFVGNPKASAEWKILNNRGKKQFPLEVSNDNTLSLRNIQRSHEGNYSCVARNPTGSDHIVYQLYVQVPPAAPIVSVNSVQKNSVSIQWRVDDIGGSPIKGYTLTYRRDSSDWEEIQIDRRVTSYMLEDLQCGTQYKFTMNTYNKIGSSAASSTVSAQTKGNKPFAPQKHSFLRSNTTSVILDLSSWQDGGCPILHYSIEFKRYKSSSDWIIVSNKIETNTRYIIGDLEPGTAYNLRVTANNNAGSTTKEFYFETQNLIGFSGGLGNDEMPDDQQTVFSDAHLIAVIISSIFGTILALIGAFICFKNYPRTLFTRNLDSLRPQNGGSDGKDIQSREHFYEHENQTGNIPLNYTGSSTKYDDSTLCSSGVKGKRSTTTSVGGGNSNANLTSMMVGSPDDGNHLNTTDKRHKRRSKIIKSESEEYDSLNSDSELSGERERMRDDNSYLEDEEVSAHNKKMRNSGGNSKDRSSVFSRPQLHSNILDPVPIDYRLFEPTAKQQRKSTHSGDAQRKALAIASTKDAAKCADLSRSVSGRQRYKSADNNANSGTLNRDCGEANKGITRPIAQPGAYIEKLKPQRNADQHGCISSITCYNKGYGDKNAKLINRGGGGGSTGGGDQLELIGSHRHIYSIEPMELMAMESLSNSETLAMGSTMMDNNQYQMENSLENISNCSDHILNEKHVSPPSAFIDRIGQI is encoded by the exons ATGGTTTGGACAgcacagaagaagaagcaccaaacattattattatttaacattatagttgttgttattttgtgcgCGTCTTCGGCAAGTGCCACAG AGATATCAAATTATTACGAGACACAAGGACCAAGTTTCTCTGTGGAGCCGCCAAGTAGGATAGAATTCATGAACACTGTGGGCAACACTGTCAATTGCATTGCCCATGGCAACCCTGTACCCAATATACAGTGGCTGGACAAGGAGAATAATCCCATTACATCGATATCAAAG GTTCGTCATATCCTGGCCAACAGTTCCTTGCACTTCCCGCCATTTGCTGCGGAGGAGTTTCGACAGGATGTTCACTGGTCGGTCTATCGCTGCATAGCCTCCAACAGCATGGGAAGCATCATCTCCAGGGATGTGATTGTTAAAGCAG TGGTTTATCAGCACTACGAACCGGAGGTACAAAATCCGGGCGGATTTATTGGCAGTAACGTGCtgattaaatgcaatattcCGTCGTTCGTCAAGGAGTACGTCACAGTGACCTCTTGGCTGCAGGAGCCCAACTTTAACATCTATCCATCACTAGAGGGCG ATGGCAAAAATCATATGCTACCCACAGGAgaacttttaatatataacatcACCAAGAATGACTCACAAAAGATTTATCGTTGTCGCACACATCATAAATTAACACAGGACTCCATAGTCAGCAGCAATGCGgggaaaattcaattaactg AAATGCGAGAACTGGTGCCGCCCATAATGAACGATAAAACAGTAGCGTTGACATCAAGAGTTGGGGATCCATTAGTGCTGGCGTGCGTTGCTTATGCAAATCCAAAGCCCACTTACAG atgGCATACAACTCGATCGAGTACAGAGGAATCTATGCAGCATATGCTGGCTACAGGACGCGCTAAAATCAAGGATGGTACTCTAATCATTTCGGCTGTGTCGAAGACAGACAACGGCTTGTTCTTCTGTACTGTCACCAATTCCGAAGGCAGCGAGACACTGGAGGTGGAACTGTCTGTTTCGTCACCATTGACGGCCAGCGTGCAGCCACGAGTACAGACCGTGAATCTGGGCCACACTGCAGATTTA ATTTGCAGCACATCGGGATtcccaaaaacacaaatatcaTGGTTTAAAGATGGCAAAACGCTGCGCTCGGGCGCTCGAGTGCGTCTTCTGTCCAAGGAGCACATTcgcatcacatccatcgtcaAGGAGGACAAGGGCATGTATCAGTGCATCATTAAGAACGATATCGAGTCAACACAAAGTTCTGCCGAACTGAGATTGGGAG AGGTGTCGCCTCAGTTGCTCTACAAGTTCATTGAGCAGACAATGCAGCCAGGACCTTCAGTTTCTTTAAAATGCAGCGCAAGCGGTAATCCTACGCCCAAAATTGTTTGGCACTTGGACGGCTTTCCGCTACCCAAC AACGATCGTCTAATGATTGGCCAATATGTGACCACGTTCGGCGATGTCATCAGTCATGTGAATATATCAGCAGTTAAATCGGAGGATGGCGGCGATTACGAGTGCAAAGCGATTTCTCGAGCTGGCGAAGCTTCACATTCTGCTCGGCTAAATATTTATG gCATGCCTTATATTCGACACATGCCCAAGTTGTCGGCAGTCGCTGGAAAAGTGTTCTCCCTTAAGTGTCCCATTGCTGGCTATCCCATCGAGAGTGTTTATATCGAGAAAG aCGGCATGCGATTGCCCATAAATATGTGACAGCGTGTTCAAAATGGAACTCTGGTAATCGACAATGTGCAACGAGCTGCCGATCAAGGAACTTACACTTGCATCGCTCGCAACAAACACAATTACACCTCGCAGCGATCCGTTGAAGTCAAAGTGCTGG TTCCACCCAAGATTACACCATTCTCATTCGCACGCGATCTGAACGTCGGTGACCGCACAAGTATTCAGTGCGTTATTGGCACCGGGGACCTGCCGCTTTCATTCACTTGGCTCAAGGATGGAATACCTTTGCCACAGGCAGCCAACGTGGCCACCACGGCCACGGTCGACAGCGGTGTCAGCGGTGGGCTTAAGGGTACCGGTGGCGCTGCTGGTCTTGGTCTATTGGGTTCCGGCACCGGATCGCACTTATCGCACTTATCTTCCTCCTCGGCCTCGTCTTATGCATCGCCATCGTCAGCAAGTGAACAGCACGCTGCCCACGCAATGAATGATAATGGTCGTAGTGGTGGTGAAAGTAACGGCCAAGTGACAATTCGCCAAAATGATGATTTTACCAGCGCCCTCAGCATCACAAGTGTGACGAGAGACCAAAGTGGCACGTACACGTGTCGCGTCCAAAACGATGCCGCTACTGTAACGCACTCTGCACAGCTCAAAGTTAATG TACCACCGCGATGGATCCTAAAGCCCACCGATCAAGATGCCATCTTGGGAAATGCAGTTATCGTATCGTGTAAAGCCGACGGATTTCCCCTGCCGACCATTCAGTGGAAGCAGTCTATAG gCGACACTGGGGAGTATCGTGATCTCAGCTTTGCCATGGACAATGTCAACTCACATGCAGTTTTAGTGGTGCACTCGAATGGATCGTTAATTATATCGAAAGTGAGTCGAGAGCACGAGGGTAGTTATCTATGCCAGGCCAGCAATGGCATTGGAGCTGGACTCAGCACGCTGATTAAGCTAACAGTTCACG TTGGCCCATCGGTGACTGTGAGCAAAAAGCAGCTGTCAATTCGTCGCGGCGAGCGCATCACACTTCGCTGCGAGGCAAATGGCGATCAGCCCCTGGAGATCTCGTGGCGATCGAAGGCTATACGCATTGATCCCTCTTATGATATACGTTATCATATCAAGAATTCGCCGCTGGCTCGTGGCGTCTCATCGGAATTAACCATTCTGCAGACCGTGCTAACCGACAGAGGCGAATACACTTGCATCGCCAACAATGCTTACGGTCGTGATCGTAGCGTGATCCATGTCCAAGTCCAGGAGCCACCCAATTTCCCAGTCAATTTGCATGTGCGTGATTTGGGCAGCAGATCGGTTACATTGGCTTGGTCACCGAATGATCAGGATTCGGTCATTCTAGGAGGCGGAGGCGGCAATAATCGCGATTCACAGCCAATATCCAATTACATTCTGCAATACAAAAAGGCGGGAG ATGTCTGGCATGAGCACAACAATCAGAAGCTGTTGCCTGGCGACAGAACCACAGCTCAACTAGGCTCTCTTCGGCCTGCTCAGGTCTATCACATTCGTCTATTTGCCGAGAACCATCTGGGCACAAGTGCACCCAGCGATGTGCTGTTTGTTCAAACCGATTCCGAAGTGCCCTCTGCACCGCCTCAAGATGTCACCTCAGAGCCACTGGGACCACAGCAG TTACTGATTACATGGCGTGCTCCTGTGCGCGATTCGTGGAATGGCGAGCTCTTGGGCTATACGATCTCTTACCAGAAGCAGAGCACTCCCGACAGCGTGGCGAATCACACAAAGGTTGGCAACCTCATCACCGAGGGACTCAACGATTTTCGCCTGACGGGACTGGAGAAGTATACGCAATATGGCATTACAGTCTCAGCCTACAATGTCAAAGGAGATGGACCACCGAGTGCAGTGGCTTTGGGTCACACGCTCGAGGATGTGCCGTCGGCTGCACCGCGATCTGTGACCTGCATAGCATTGACTGCTCAGAATATACAAATATCTTGGCAGTCGCCGCCAAAGGAACTGAGTCATGGCATTATTCAGGGCTACAAGCTTCTCTATGAGCCGGGACTGCTCGAGAGCGAATACAGCGTGCGGGAAACAAAGATTACGTCCGCATTAAGCACAGTGCTGCATGGTCTGCAACCATATACGAACTACAGTGTCCAGGTGCTGGCCTTCACACGAGCCGGCGAGGGCGTCTCGAGTCCTCCTGTGTCCTGCATCACCGAGGAAGCGGTGCCCGATGCGCCAGAGCTGGTTAAATCTGCCGTGAGCACCGAGACCTCAGTGATAATCAGCTGGTTGCCACCGCGGCGACTCAACGGCTTAATAACCAAATACAATGTCTATATACGCATCTTGGAAAAGGGTCAAGAACTGAAGATTCTTAAGGAAATGCTGCCCGCACACAACCGTCACTTTGAGGCCAAAGATCTCAATTTCAGAGAGACCTACGAGGCGTGGGTAACTGCATCCACCAGAGTGGGCCAGGGACCGAGCACGCCAGTGATTAAACTTGTGCCTAGCACCTCGATACCCGCTGCCATCATCTCGTTTAGTCAGACGCTGCATGTCAACTGGAAGTCAGACATTAAGTTGCCCTGCGTTTTTGTGGGCAATCCCAAGGCTAGTGCCGAATGGAAGATCCTCAACAACCGAGGCAAGAAACAGTTCCCGCTGGAGGTGAGCAACGATAACACGCTCAGTCTGCGCAACATTCAGCGCAGCCACGAGGGCAACTATTCGTGTGTGGCCCGTAATCCCACAGGCTCCGATCACATTGTCTATCAGCTCTATGTGCAGG TGCCACCTGCTGCTCCGATTGTATCGGTGAACTCGGTGCAAAAGAATTCGGTGTCCATTCAATGGCGAGTCGACGATATTGGCGGCTCACCCATCAAGGGCTACACTTTGACCTACAGACGTGACTCGTCCGACTGGGAGGAGATTCAAATTGATCGTCGAGTCACCTCCTATATGCTGGAAGATCTGCAGTGTGGCACCCAGTACAAGTTCACTATGAATACTTACAATAAGATTGGTTCCAGCGCCGCAAGCTCAACAGTCTCAGCTCAGACAAAAG GCAACAAACCATTTGCACCGCAGAAGCACAGTTTCCTCCGCTCCAACACCACGTCAGTGATCCTGGATCTATCCTCGTGGCAGGATGGCGGTTGTCCCATTCTTCACTACAGCATCGAGTTTAAGCGCTACAAATCTTCGAGTGATTGGATAATTGTTTCCAATAAAATCGAGACCAAC ACTCGCTATATCATCGGGGATTTGGAGCCGGGAACCGCTTACAATTTGCGCGTGACGGCAAACAACAATGCTGGTTCAACCACAAAGGAATTCTACTTTGAAACACAAAACCTGATCGGATTTAGCGGTGGTTTGGGCAACGATGAGATGCCCGATGATCAGCAAACTGTGTTTAGCGATGCTCATCTGATTGCCGTGATTATCTCATCGATATTTGGCACAATCTTGGCATTAATTGGCGCATTCATATGCTTCAAGAACT ATCCACGCACTTTGTTCACCCGCAATCTTGATTCACTGAGACCGCAGAATGGTGGGAGCGATGGCAAGGATATTCAGAGTCGAGAGCACTTTTATG AACATGAAAACCAAACTGGAAATATTCCTTTAAACTACACAGGAAGTTCCACCAAATACGATGACAGCACCCTCTGCAGCTCCGGCGTGAAAGGGAAACGCAGCACGACAACGAGTGTGGGCGGAGGCAACTCCAATGCGAATCTGACCAGCATGATGGTTGGATCACCCGATGATGGCAATCACTTGAACACGACCGACAAGCGACATAAGCGACGTTCGAAGATCATCAAATCGGAATCGGAGGAATACGATAGTCTCAATAGTGACAGTGAATTAAGCGGGGAAAGAGAACGCATGCGTGATGATAACAGTTACTTGGAGGATGAGGAAGTATCAG CTCATAACAAGAAGATGCGCAACAGTGGAGGGAATAGTAAGGATAGGTCTTCTGTATTTAGCAGACCTCAACTGCATAGTAA CATCTTGGACCCCGTTCCCATCGACTACCGGCTCTTTGAGCCGACCGCAAAGCAACAGCGCAAATCAACGCATTCTGGCGATGCCCAGCGGAAAGCTCTCGCAATTGCATCTACCAAAGATGCAGCCAAATGTGCAGATCTGTCCCGAAGTGTATCCGGTCGTCAGCGATACAAAAGTGCCGATAATAATGCCAACAGCGGCACCCTTAATCGCGATTGTGGGGAAGCCAACAAGGGCATCACCCGACCAATTGCACAGCCGGGGGCATATATTGAAAAACTAAAGCCGCAGAGAAATGCCGATCAACATGGTTGTATTTCGTCGATAACATGCTACAACAAGGGCTACGGTGATAAGAatgccaaattaattaatcgaggaggaggaggaggatcaACAGGAGGTGGAGATCAACTAGAGCTAATCGGTTCACATCGTCACATCTATAGCATTGAGCCCATGGAACTGATGGCCATGGAGTCGCTGAGCAACTCCGAGACCTTGGCCATGGGCAGTACTATGATGGATAACAATCAATATCAAATGGAAAACAGCTTGGAAAATATATCCAATTGCAGCGATCACATTCTCAACGAAAAGCACGTTAGTCCGCCATCGGCGTTTATCGATAGAATTGgacaaatttga